GGGCGATATGATGCTATCGGCCGGGCAAAGACGAAGGGAATGATATGGAAGTCGTGATGGTGCAGCACCCGGTCGGCCAAGGCGGGATGACCAGCGGCGAACTTCGCTACAACGGCCAGACGCTGCGCTGGGTCTATGATTGCGGGTCCAACCAAACCGGGGAGCTGACCCGTGAAGTCGTCCGTGTTGCCGCAGGCGGCGAGATCGACCTCCTGTTCCTCTCGCATCTCGACAGCGACCATGTGCGCGGTGTCGACCAGCTTCTGCTGGCGACCAAGGTCCGCCAGGTGGTGCTCCCCTATCTCGACGAGACGGCGGTACTGGTCGCTATCGCCCGTGACGCGGCGCGCGGTACGCTGACGGGCACGTTCCTCGAAGCCACGACCGATCCGGCTGCCTGGTTCGGCAGCCGCGGCGTCGAGACGGTGACCTTCGTCAATGGCGCAGATGACGACGGCGAAGGCGGCGGTGGACCTATCCTGCCAGGCGAGCCCCGCGGCGGCGGTGAGGGTCGGGTTTTCGCCAAATGGTCGCGCGATCCGGTTCCGCTCGATGCACGCACGACAGCGGATCAGGATCAAACCGCGCAGTCTGAAAACGCACGTGCAAATCTGGGTCAGGTCCAGCCGGGCGCTGCGCTGATGATGGCAATGCCGGGCGGCTCCCTGAACTGGGTGCTGATTCCTTATGTCCATGTCCCGTCGGCAAAGCGGCTGCGTGCATTCGATCAGGCGCTGGAGGCGGAGTTCGGTAAGCCGCTCGACAAGAAGGCGATCGCGCAATCAGGCAAGGATCGGACGGTCCGGGACAAGCTCCGTGACTGCTACGACGCACTGTGGGGCGACCACAATCTGATCTCCATGACGCTCTATGCGGGACCGTGGACGCCAGAAAATTTCCACGTCTCGATAGGCCGGGTTACGCCGAACCACAGCTGGTTCGAAGGAGCGGAACCGGGCGGCTGGATCCTGACCGGCGACGCGCATCTCGATCAACTGCGACGGCGTCAGCGCTTCCTGCATTTCTATCGCGACCAGCTCCCGCTGACGAACATCTACATGGTGCCGCACCATGGCTCGATCCATAATCACAGCGACGAAGTGCTCGAGGCGATGCCCAATTTGCGTCTCGGCTTCGCCGCTGCCGGCGCGAACATCTATGACCATCCTCATGATGCTGTGCGCGATGCGGTCAGCGCGCAGCCGACAGCCGGCTTCCTCCAGGTCAGCGAATCGCTCGCCACGCGCCTAGTCATGGATCTGGTCGACTGAACCGCACCGCGTCAAAAGGACGTCGCGACCCCCAATCGCAGGGTGCGCGGGCGGAGCGGCGTGCTCTGGTGCCCAGTGGCGAGCGTGAACGGCGTGCCGAGCGCGAACAGGTTGCCGCGCGCGTCGAGCAAATTGGTGGCGTCGAGCGTGACGGTGGCGCGCCGGATCGTAAGCGAGGCCGACGCTGCCAGCGTGCCGTAATCGCCTTGCGGCAGGGATAGCTCGGGGCCGATGCCGAGCATGGACGGCCCGACGATCTTGCCGCGAACGCCGAGACCAATTTCGGACTGCGCCGCGATGCGGTGGCGATATTCGACCGCCATCACGGCACCGTAACGCGCGACATTCGGAAGCGGCCCCATCAGCGGACCTTCGACTGAGGGGCCGACCGTGGTCAGCTTGCTCCAGCTCCGAAAGCCGCTCGCGGTGAGGTCGATCCCGGGAAACGGCGTTGCGCCGACATCGAAGCTCAGGCTCTGCACCCGGCCATACCCGATATTGGCGACATGCGGGATGGCGAGCCCATCGAGCGAATCAGCCTGAATGTCGCGCCACCGGCTTGCGGCCGCAGTCGCCGAGAGATGGAACTTCGCGCGGCCGAGATCGCGGGCGCGGAACCCAAGCTCGACAGTGCGTATCGTGTCGGGATCGAAGGCTTCGGCCACCCCGTTCACGGTGAGGCCTCCAGGTCGATAGCCGCCCGCATAACGCGCGAAGACCGTGATCTTGCGCGCCGCCTCCCAGGAGATGCCGACCATCGGCGTCGCGAGCCACTGGTAGCGCCGCGCCGCCTTCGGCCCTGCCGTTCCGACGACGGGCTTGGCCAGCGTTCCGCTCGCGGCACCATCAGCGGCGATATAGGAGACGCGTCCGCCACCGGTCACGATGATGCCTGAGGTGGGATGCAGTGCCAGTTCGCCGAATGCGGTCGCCTCGGTCATGCCGAGCCGAACCTCGCCGAGGCTCGCAAGCGCGTCGGGCGCCCCAAGCGCCCGGCGCTCGGTCGAGCGCGCATGGAGCACGGCGATGCCCGCGAGCCAGTCCAGCCGGTCGCCGGCCTTCCCGTTCAGCCGCGTCTCGTTGGAGACCATGCTGATGCGGTCACGCTGCTCGTAGAG
This genomic window from Sphingomonas abietis contains:
- a CDS encoding MBL fold metallo-hydrolase, with the translated sequence MEVVMVQHPVGQGGMTSGELRYNGQTLRWVYDCGSNQTGELTREVVRVAAGGEIDLLFLSHLDSDHVRGVDQLLLATKVRQVVLPYLDETAVLVAIARDAARGTLTGTFLEATTDPAAWFGSRGVETVTFVNGADDDGEGGGGPILPGEPRGGGEGRVFAKWSRDPVPLDARTTADQDQTAQSENARANLGQVQPGAALMMAMPGGSLNWVLIPYVHVPSAKRLRAFDQALEAEFGKPLDKKAIAQSGKDRTVRDKLRDCYDALWGDHNLISMTLYAGPWTPENFHVSIGRVTPNHSWFEGAEPGGWILTGDAHLDQLRRRQRFLHFYRDQLPLTNIYMVPHHGSIHNHSDEVLEAMPNLRLGFAAAGANIYDHPHDAVRDAVSAQPTAGFLQVSESLATRLVMDLVD